The genome window TAATGGCTGTAAACGTTGCACAATCTGTGTCGCCTGCATCACACCTTCCATGCGATCGATCGGTTGCCCACCCTTAAATAAGACCAGTGTGGGCAGTGCATGAATTTGGTATTGCGAAGCTAATTCGGGGTAGGTTTCGGTGTTGATTTTTACGACGCGCAGTTGCTCCTTCATCTGAGCATTCACTTGCTCTAGAATCGGACCCATGACTTGGCAAGGACCACACCAAGGCGCATAGAAATCTACGAGTGTGGGTAACTCAGAACCAGATAACAATTCTTGAAAATTACTGAACTGTTTTTTGGTAGCCATAATACACAACCCAGTTGCTGATCATTGCTTTGATCCTAGTGCAAATCTTTTGTGGCTCATCTGTCCTCGGTTAAGGAGTATCTCAGCTAAGGGGCGGTACACAGGTAATGAATCATTACCAAATTTAGGACTACTCGTTAAGCAACGGAGTGGGGACGTAAATGGCCTAAGATGATTGAGCAATTGGCCACTGAGTTTGAAAAGAGGAATTAGGTATGGAGGCGTTGCAAGAGACTGCATCGAAACGATTGCCAGGACAAGTCGCGATCGTCACTGGAGCATCTAGAGGCATTGGTCGCTCTATTGCGTTGGCGCTTGCGGCTGAAGGAGCCAATGTTGTAGTCAACTACGCCAGTTCTAGTACTGCGGCAGACCAAGTTGTAGCTGATATTACTGCGATGGGCAGTAACGCGATTGCGCTACAAGCCGATGTCTCCAAAGCGGATCAGGTCGATGCCTTGTTCAGCGCTGTGATGGAAAAGTGGGGCCGCATTGATGTTCTGGTCAACAATGCTGGGATTACGCGCGATACCTTACTGTTGCGGATGAAGCCAGAGAACTGGCAATCTGTGATTGATCTCAACCTGACTGGTGTGTTTCTGTGCACCAGAGCGGCCAGCAAAATTATGCTGAAGCAACGCTCTGGCCGCATTGTCAATATCACGTCTGTGGCAGGACAAATGGGCAATCCAGGCCAAGCAAACTACAGTGCAGCTAAAGCTGGGGTGATTGGTTTTACCAAGACTGTCGCCAAGGAATTAGCGAGCCGGGGGGTAACAGTTAATGCTGTGGCTCCTGGTTTCATTGCCACCGATATGACCAGTGGCTTGAACAACACAGACGAAATTCTGAAGTTTATTCCCTTAGGCCGCTACGGACAGCCAGAAGAAGTCGCTGGCTTGGTGAAGTTTCTAGCCGCTGACCCCGCCGCCGCTTACATCACCGGACAAGTGATGAATGTCGATGGCGGCATGGTAATGGCTTAAGGGTCTCGGGAAGGAAATTATTGTAGGGGCAATCTCTTGTGGTTGCCCTCCACTATCGGCTATTGGCTCACTATTAGCTCAGAGCGACTTATCAACATCTGCACCTACATGAAGGCAATATCGCAGTTACTTGATAAATCCTGAAGCGGACTCTAGAAAAAATTAGTCTCAGCAAGCTAGAACTGTAGAACAAGACCATGATGGTTTAAGGCGCAAATTTCCTAATTGGGACACTGCTGAGGCAAAGCAATGAGGAATGACGACAGAAAGGCGATCGCCCGTGAACTCAGAAACCATACTCTGATTCTGGGCGGCTTCATTATCTGTATTTGGTTGCTAGAAATTGTTGATTCGTTTGTTTTAGGCAATGCGCTTAACGTCTTTGGCATTCGCCCTCGAAGTATTAGTGGCCTGCGTGGCATCCTATTTGCGCCGTTTCTACATGGCGGCTTAGGACATTTAATGGCCAATACCATCCCTTTTCTAGTGTTGGGATGGTTCGTGATGCTCCGAGAAGTCAGCGACTTCTTCATCGTTAGTCTGATTACAATTCTGGCAAGTGGCTTAGGCGTGTGGTTGTTTGGCTCCCCTAACTCAATTCATATCGGTGCCAGCGGTTTAATTTTTGGCTACTTTGGCTTTTTATTATTACGGGGCTACTTTGAAAGAAGCGCGGTAGGGATCGCCTTTTCACTTCTAGTGGGCACTCTCTACGGCAGCTTGATCTGGGGAGTCCTGCCCGTGAGTAATGGCATTTCGTGGGAGGGCCATTTATTTGGTTTCCTCGGCGGAGTCTTAGCAGCTCGTCTTCTAGCGCGACGCAAAAAACCTATCTAATAAAAAGGGTGAGCCAGGTATTAGACTCACCCTTTTTACTATTAGCTAAACTGTCCTAGCTGCAATGCAGCCTTCACGAGGCGCTGAGTTAGATGCGAGGATTGGAGCGATCGATAATTCCACGACCTTGGTCGTCAATATCGAGTTCTTCGCGGCGAATTTGCTCTTCCGCCTGCACGGTATCGCGCTCTACTTCTTTGCGGATCTTGACTTCTTCCCGCAGCACTGCTTCCTTATGGATGTCAGCTTGCTCTTCGTAGATCTCGACTCGAGCCACTTCTCCTTCGCGGAAATCAGCTTCTCCAGCGGGAACAGCAGTTCCTGCATTTGTGGGAGTCGTGCGTTCTACAACGATCCGCTCTTTCTCAACTGGAACTTGAACTCGGGTAGTTTCGGTTTCTACACGCTTGCCAACATTAACTTCCCCAGTTTTGACGCGGGTCTTGTCAGCAATCAGTCTTTCTTCGTACAGATTCACTTGCTGAGTATTTTGGGCAGACAGATTCCGGTCAGTTAGATTGCTGCCAGAAATGTCGCGATCGCCACTGTCAGAGCCTTTCACTTTACTTTCAACTTTGTCCCACGCATCACGAGCAGCATGCTTGGCTTTATCCCAACCTAAGCCTGCATTACCCTGACGGGTTTCATAGTGGTTCCGTAAGTCTGGCTCAATCTCGTCAAACTTTCTCCCGGTGTTGGCATGCAGACCATATCCCTCATACCCAGTCTGGTAGGCTGGCTTATAATCGTCATACGTGTGGCCTGGTTCCACATAAGGCCGAGAGTTGTAATTATTGCGCCAGTAGTCGTCTTCTACAGTAGGGTCAACGGATTCAGCTGCACTCTTACCAACTAAACCCCCAGCGACTGCTCCAACTGCACTACCAATGACTGCACCTACTGGGCCGCCAATCACACCGCCCACAACTGCACCTACTGTCCCAATTCCAGCGGCACCAATGCCAGTGCCTACGGGGTGAGCACCAGGTTGACCAGAGAGCGGATCACGATTCGCATCGGGCTCATGGGTGTCGTTTTTTTGATTCAAATCATGGTTTTTATTTTTGTCTAAATCAGCCATATTTTTCCTCCTGTTTTCTTATGGTTGGCAAACAACAGACCTAAATTCTGTTTTACTGCCACCTTCCCAGCCTAGGCGGTGGTTTTGGCAGGGCTTTATACCTCAAGTAAGACTTAGGGGATTTTGATAAATTTTTATGGCTTAAGTCAGATCTAAATCCACTCGATGTAACCCGATCGAGCCAGAAAATCTCCAGCTATAGGTACTTTTCAGCAGAGTGATTTGAGAAGGGAATAGATAAAGAAACTTTACGATTTTTAATCTTGAGAGTTTGGATAGCTTTGACGACAGCAACATCAGAATTTCATAGCCTCAAGCAAATTTATAACTTAGGCTTTTTATCCCTGAAGTAGCCTCAATTCTGTAGAGTAATAAGAGGCGATCGCCAGCTTATTCTGTAGTTAAACGTTTATTAATTCTTTGTTAATCATGGGTCTAAAAGTTCTTGAACATTTTGATGGCAGCTTTGAGCTAGAGCCAGCTGCTCAAGAGAGTTTATTTAACCTATTGCAAAGTGAAGCTTTTTTGCAGCAAGTTTCGCAACAGTCGCAGTGCCAGCAAGTAGAATTTACGAAATTATTATTTCAACCTGTGCCTTATAGCACTTCAACTCCTAAAGGAATGCCCCACGAATTTGAAAAGTATCATGGGTCTAATAACTATGTGATTGTCAATGTGCCTCCTAATTTTATGTTTAACGCTAAAATTTTTCGGCCTAGCCGCTTATGTGCGGTTTATCACAAACTTGGATAAAACTATCTCCTTGAGCAGAGTATGACTTCCACAACTAATATCCCTGTTCTCGCTGACCTAGAATATATTGCTTACATCGATGATGCGGGTCAAGTGAATGACCAGTATCAAGGCAGAGTAGGCGTCTATGCCATTTTTGACCAAGCGAAAATCCTACAGTTTATTGGTTATTCTCGCGATATTTATCTCAGTCTTCAGCAACATTTAGTTCGTCGTTCGCAATCGTGTTACTGGTTCAAAGTTCAGACGAGCGATCGCCCTAATCGTACCGTTCTAGAAGCCATCCGAGATGCCTGGATTGCAGAAAATGGTACTACGCCTATTGGTAATGCTGAGGAGCAAAATCTTTGGAATCAGCCAATTGATGCCAAGCTAACTATGACCGAGGAAGAACAGACTGATTACCGTGAAGCTGATGAAATAACTCAAGTAAAGTTACTTAAGCGTGTAGCCAGACGCGTCGAAGAACAAGTCTTAGCAGAATTACAAACCAGAGGTGTGCAAATGCAGATCCGCTTTAACCCTAAATTAAAAGAGACAGGTTTGTTAGATCTCAAATAATTAGATCCGAATTTTCAAAAAAGCTAAAGGTGTAGCGATCGCCCCTCATCAGGAAAATCCCAAAAAAAGGAGCCTAGTTTATTTAGGCTCCTTTTTAATTGAGACAAATTAAATAGCAGTCATACTGCTTACTTGATGCTTGCCTTAGCACCTGCTTCTTCAAGTTGCTTCTTCACATCTTCAGCATCAGCCTTAGCCACGTTTTCTTTAACGGGCTTAGGTGCAGCTTCAACGAGGTCTTTCGCTTCTTTCAAGCCTAAGCCTGTCAGAGAGCGGACCACTTTCAGAACCGCAATCTTCTTGTCAGCAGGAACTTCTTCAAGACTGACAGTGAACTCGGTTTGCTCTTCTACTTCTTCCGCAGCAGCAGCGCCAGGGCCAGCCATCATCATCATGCCACCAGCGGGAGCAGCAGCGCTAACACCGAAAGCTTCCTCGATTTGCTTCACCAAGTCAGCTGCTTCTAACAAGGTCAGAGACTTTAGTTGTTCCAGAATTTGGTCAGTTGTAGCAGACATGAGTTAACTCCTAGAAATTTTTTGCGTAAACCGTTGGGCTAGGAAAGTTAGAACTTGGTAAACATCCAAAATCTAAAATCCAGAAACAAAAAGCATTAAGCAGCTTGTTGGTCGTCTTTCTCAGACACAGCCTTGATGGCACGAGCCAGAGAGCCAGGAACTTCGTTGATCCCGACAGCCAGCTTGGTAGCGACACCATTGATTGCCCCAGCAATCTGAGCAATAAGCTGTTCTTTAGACGGTAAGTCACCGATCGCTTTGACATCCTCAGCACTGAGGACACGACCTTCCATCACACCGCCGCGAAGCTCAGTCTTCTTCGTGGCTTTTTGGAAATCTTGGTAGGCCTTGATGGCACCGCCAATGTCGTCCTTCACTAGCAAGAAGGCAGAAGACTGAGATGCAAGTTCAGTCATCGGTTGCCAGGTTTCATCCCCGTCAACCGCAATCCGCATCAGCGTATTCTTAGTTACTGTGCATGTCGCGCCTTTTGGACGTAAACGTCGCCGTAGATCAGTAATCTCAGCAACACTCAGGCCCTTATAGTCGATCACGAACGCAAGTTGGGCCTCGCTCAACTGTTGTTTGAGTTCCGCCACGATTGCCTTCTTATCTTCTAGCGTTCTACCCATACTTGATATCACCTCCTTAAAAAAACGCAGAATGCCAAACTTTAACCCGTCCCCTCATCAAGACAAACGTAAGCCAGAAAAAAACCCGGACGTTGAGCCGGGTTAAACACTACAGTGGTTGGTCTTCAAAAACTAGACTGACCAATTACTAGTAGAGTTAAAACCTCGGCAGGAGATTAAGCAATTTGCGCCTGCTGTCTCTGGCTTTGTTGATTCAATTGGGAACTTGTGGGTAAAACTTGTTGCTCCTCCACTCTGGAGAATTTGTTTTGATGCAGGACTAACCTTAAGCTACGTCAGTCAACTTCAAGTCTCGGAGAGCATTGATGTCTACTTCGATTGAAGGCCCCATCGTTGCAGAAACAAAAACCGATCGCCAGTAACGACCCTTAGCACCAGAAGGACGGTTGCGGTCAATCGTCTCTTGCAGGGCTTTTAGGTTAGTCAGCAAATCTTCGGTTGAAAAGTCAGACTTACCAAAGAGAACGTGGACAATTCCCGTCCGATCAGCCCTGAATTCCAGTTTTCCGGCTTTGAATTCTCCGATGGCCTGGCCTAAATCAAAGGTAACTGTACCACCTTTAGGGGAAGGCATCAAACCCCGGGGACCAAGCAAGCGACCTAATTTAGCCACTTGAGGCATCATGTCAGGCGTTGCAATCAAGACATCAAAGTCCATCATGCCCTTTTGAATCTCGTCAATCAACTCTTCCGAGCCAGCGATATTAGCGCCAGAGTTGTTGGCTTCAGCTACCTTTTCACCACGGGCAATGACCGCAACCCGAACCGCTTGTCCAGTGCCTTTGGGTAAAGCCACAGTGGTTCTCAGTTGCTGATCAGTGTATTTGGGATCAATCCCAAGACGAATGTGTGCTTCTGCTGATTCTGTAAACTTCGCAGTTGCTGTCTCTTTCAAGAGGTTGAGCGCTTCTAACGGCTCATACGCTCTTTCTTCTACTTTTTTGTTCAGCTCTTGGAGCCGACGCGATACCTTTCTTACCATTTTCTTCTCCTGGGGTGTTTAACGAAGCGTTGCTTCTCCCCCATAATTAATTGTTTAATACTCGATTTCTAGTCGCCGACCGTAATACCCATGTTACGTGCAGTGCCTTCCACAATTCTCATGGCAGCATCAACATCGTTAGCATTTAAGTCGGGCAGCTTCGTTTGAGCAATCTCTCGCAACTGAGAGCGGGTGATCGAACCAACTTTTTTAGTATTGGGTTGACCAGAACCCCGGTCTACGCCTGCGGCTTTGCGAATAAGCACAGAAGCAGGAGGGGTTTTGAGGATGAAGGTGAAACTGCGATCCTCATAAACAGAGATTTCTACAGGAACCACTAGGCCTGCTTGGTCCGCAGTTCTAGCATTGTATTCCTTACAAAACATCATGATGTTGACACCATGCTGACCGAGCGCAGGGCCGATCGGGGGTGCAGGGTTCGCCTTGCCTGCGTTAATGGCCAACTTAATGACCGTAACTACTTTCTTTGCCATTTATCTTCTAGCTCTGTTTTTGAACCTGATTAAACTCCAGTTCGACAGGAGTGTCCCGCCCAAAGATGGAAAGCAAGGCTTTAAGCTTGCTCCGCTCTGGACTCACTTCAATCACTTCCCCTTCAAAGTCTTTGAAAGGACCTGAGAGCACCAGAATTTTATCTCCGGTTGCCATGTCAATCTTGATGACTGGCTTTTGCTCTTGCGCGCGCTTGAAAATACGTTCCACTTCTGCCGCACCCAAAGGCATTGGCTTCACGTGGCCTCGTCCGCGTCCATAACGACGCTTTTGCTCAGCGCCGACAAAGTTAATCACATTCGGGGTGTTCTTGACAACCTGCCAAGTTTCATCGTCCATGACCATGCGAATTAATACATAGCCAGGGAAGACTTTTTCTTCCGAATTCTGCCGACTGCCATCTTTCCGAATCTTGACAGCAGGAGTTTGAGGAATTTCGACCTGGACAATTCGCTCGGCGACATCCATCGTTTGGACTCGCTGTTCCAGGTTGGTTTTTACCCGCTTTTCACAACCGGAAGCGACTTGAACGGCATACCAATGAGAAGCATTCGGATCAAATGACTCTTCATTGGTTTCCATATTCGCTTCTGGTGCGATGGAATTGTATGATTCATCCGATGCAGAAGTCATCAAAACACCTTTCCTGCGACCCAGTCGAAGAAGTTGTCCACCAAGTAGATGAGGGTTGCAGATAGGGTCACCATCAGCAGTACTGCTAAGGATTCACTGACGAGCTGTTGACGACTTGGCCAAACAACCTTATCTAGCTCTTCTTTGGATTCTTTGAAGAAACCAACTGCATCAAATCCTGAACTTTTCTCTTGTGTTTCTACTTCGTCTTTTTTGGCCACAATTGCCTATTCCCCTATCAGTGCAGCTATGAGCGGTTTCCCGCTTAAAGTTGGGCAACCCTGCTCAAGAAATCTGCAAGCAAGTATGCACTGTTGCTTCGCCCAAAGTAGGAACTCAATTACAATGCTCGGTGGATCGCCCAGACAACAATTCTACTCGAAAGCAGGCGGTTTTAGCCCCCGTTACCCGTTAAGGAGATACTTCCGAGTAGAACCGTCATGGTAATCATCCAGCGCGCCCTGGAGGACTCGAACCCCCGACATCAGGTTTTGGAGACCTGCGTTCTACCAACTGAACTAAGAGCGCCCAAGTTGAGCTCAGGCTCAACGCTCAGCTTTTGCATTGTAATTCTAAAGCTGCGTTGCGTCAACCTTAGAGCGGTGGCGGCTGAGCTTGATTTAGAGGGCGCGATCGAAGCGCTGTTTAATGCGAGTTGCCTTACCAACGCGACCGCGTAAGTAGTATAGCTTAGCGCGGCGCACCTTGCCTCGACGAATCACCTTGATACTATCAATGCGAGGAGAGTTTACTAGAAACACTCGCTCTACACCCACGCCTTGGAAGACGCGACGCACCGTGATCGTTTCGTTGATGCCACCATTGCGCTTGGCAATGACTACACCTTCATAGGGCTGAGTCCGCTCTTTTCCTCCCTCTTGAATGATGACGCCCACCTTAACGGTGTCGCCCACATAAATGTCAGGGAGATTCGTCTTTAACTGCTCCGCTTCTATTGAGCGGATAACTTCCTGCGCGTTCATAGGTTTTCAAAAAACTCACAGTCTCCAATAGTAACTCGAAGAAGGGCTTTCGGTCTAGTTTTTTGTTTTTAGAATTGCTTTGCTTACTGCAATTTTTCCGCATGCAGCGGTGAGGGCAAATAACGTTTTTGGCGTTGTTGGTAACGGGTCCACCCCAGAACGAGGCTAAAAACTAGGGTGGAGAGCAAGACGACGCTGGCTCCAGAAGCAATGTCAAAGTAGTAGCTAATGTAGATACCCACAAAGGCGATCGCGGCTCCTAATCCGCCGGAAAGCAGCATCATGGTGCCAAAGCGATTGCTTAAGAGGCGAGCGATCGAAGCAGGAATCACGACGGCTGAAATGATTAAAGTTACCCCCAACACTTGTAAAGTCGCCACTAGTAACGTTGCCATCATCAGGGCAAACAGCGTATCCATTGCAAAGACTGGTACGCCATGCACCTTCGCTACTTCCCGGTCAAAGCACCAAAACAGCAAGGGTCGGTAGAAGATGAAAACTAGACTGAGCAAGAGCACCGTCACGGCTGTTACGACCCAGAGGTCTGTAGGCGTAATGCCCAGTACATTACCGAAAAGAGCGGCTTCAAAACTTTGAGTAAAGCTGCGATAGGTGCTGATAACGGCAACGCCCAAGGCAAAGCTGGCGGTGGTAACGATACCGATCGCGGCATCAGAGTAGATTTTGCGGCCCGTGAGGTATTGAATCAGCAGGGCAGTGCCAAACCCCCAGATTCCGGAACCGATGTAGAAGTTGAAGCCTAGAACATAAGTAATTACAGCACCTCCCAAAATGGCGTGAGATAAACCGTGGGCGATGTAACTCATGCGTCGGGTGGTGATGTAGACTCCCATGACACCGCACAACAGCCCTGCCATCATCCCGACCCACATGGCTCGACCAAAGAACTCGTATTGAAAAGGTTTGAGCAGGAACTCCATAGTCAGTCCAGACGTTGGGGCAAGAAATTAGACAGATTTAGAAGGTAGAGATTTGTAGAGGGCGGGGGGCAGGTTGGCTTGCATTTCGTGCAGCAAGGAGGTGGCTCCACTGGCAACCAAAATCCGATCATTTTGCCGAAATACCACCATTTCACCTCGGAAGGTTCTCCCCAAGCTTTCGGGTGTGAAAACGTCTTTGGGTGGGCCTTGGCAGATCAGGCCGTGGTTGAAGCAGATCACCCAAGGCAGGTGCGTGGCAACCGAATTGAGGTCGTGGGTAGAAATCAAGATGGCTAAGCCCTGTTGTCCCAACTCGGCTAACAAGTGTAGTAGCTCGTGCTGCACATGCAAGTCCGAACTGCTGGTTGGCTCATCGAGTAACACGATTTCGGGATCGCCCACGAGCGCTCGCGCTAGAAACACTCGTTGCTGCTGTCCGCCGGATAGTTCACCGATGGGTTGACGCGCTACATGCTCAATGCCAACTCGGCTGAGTAGTTCTCTGGCCTTGGCGCGATCGCAAGCAGAGGGCCAAGGCCAAATCTTTTGTTGTCGATAACGCCCCATCATCACCACTTCTTCTGCGGTGACAGGGAAACCCCAATCTACTGTCTCTACCTGAGGAACATAGCCTACCTTGATGGGGGAAGTTCCTGGTTTTAAGCGGCGTCCCCGATACCAAACTTCTCCTGACCAAGGACGCAGCAATCCCACAATCGTCTTGAGTAAAGTACTTTTACCACTGCCTGAAGGCCCCACTAACCCTGAAAACTGGCCTGGGTACAAAGTGAAACTGACATCTGTAAAAATGGTTTGGCTTTGATAGCCACAGGCAAGATGTTTTACTTCCAGCAAAGGTTGCATGCTTTCTACCTTATGGCTTGCTTATGGCTTGGCTTTAGCGGTGGCGGTTGGTCCGACAATGTTGGCCGTTTCTAGGCTATCTACTAGGCTCGGATCACCGCCTAAGTTCTTCGCTAGGATACGGAGGTTTTCGACCATCATGCCGATGTAGGTGTGTTCAGGATTGGTATTTTCCATCGCATTGGCCGAGCCTTCACCGGGTAGGTCATCATCACTGGTATTGTCGGTTTTGACATTGGCTTCGCGGGCAATCTGCTCTTCCACTTTGCTAGGAAATACTTCCGACCCAAAGATAGCAGGGACTTGGGTAGCTCGAATTTGATCGATCAACTTAGCGACATCCTGAGCGGAAGGTTCGTTGAAGTCGGAGGGTTGAATGGCACCGATTATGTAAACTCCATATTCACGGGCCCAGTACGCCCAAGAATCGTGATAGGTCAAGAGTTTGCGATTTTCGGGCGGAATGCTGGCGACCACTTTTCGGGTGACTTGGTCGAGCTGGTCTAAGCGTTGTAGATAGCTTTTCAGGTTGGCGGCGTAGTAGTCAGCTCCAGCGGGATCTAGAGCGGTGAGTTGCTCAGCAGCTTGCTGAGCATATGCCGCTGCATATTTGGGGTTGACCCAGAGGTGCGGATTGGGCTTACCGCCTGCTTTAGGGAAGCTGGCATCAAAGATCCACTGGTCTTGTGCGATGGTGTTGGTACCCACTTCGTAGATTTTCGTCTCTTTGGGCTTAGCAGCCTCAGCCAACTCTAAGGTAGGGACTTCTAGCTGTAAACCATTCGCAATAACTAAATCAGCTTGCTTGATCAACTCACCATCGGAGGGACGAGGTTCAAAGGTATGAGAGTTGGTTCCTTCTGGAACAATGCCTCTGACATCAGCGCGATCGCCCGCAATATTGCTGACGATGTTCGTCAAAGGAGCCACCGTGGTGATCACAATTGGCTTATCTTGAGACTGGCGATCGCTCGACTGGCTAGATTGAGCGGAGGAGCTGGCAGGGGCTGAACTAGGAGAAGTGGCAGTCTGAGTTGGGTTGCAGCCTAGCAGTAGCAAACTCAGAAGTGGCAGAACGACAAAGGGCTTCATCCTGGCTTTCCTTCACGGGGGGCATAGAGAATTAGAGCTTTAGCTTGCTTAAACAAGCAATGCCCCGCTGGGGCATCTGAGCGCTAATTTTTCGCTTTTTAAGAATAAATTTGCTTTTGTTTTGCCTAAAATCTCTCTAAAGAAAGACTTTAGGTGAAGAGATCCAAGCAATGTTATTTTTTCGTGTCAAGTTAGTCACAATGGCCTGACTTCCCCTTGGTTTGAGTTATGAGGAAAAGCGCGGCGAGGAAGAGCGCAGCGATGGGGAAAAGCGATCGCAATTGCCTGATCAGACTGCCTCAGGCTGAGTGTGAGAGAAGTGAACTAGAGTAGATGTCAGGCTCACGCAGCCCTACCTAGCTGAATTTTCAGTTAAGGCGATTCGTAATTAGTGCAATTATTGCATCGTGATTTCTCATGTCATTGTCAGCTTTTGTGCGTCGCGCTACCGGGCCTGCTTTACTCGCCCTTTGCTTAACCACTGTTTTATTGATTTCAAGTGAAACTGCCGCTACCTTGGCACTTCCCAGCGTTTCTGCCACTCCTAATGCTAAGACTAAGCCTGATATGAAGTCGTCTTCTAGTGTCATGCCTGCTGCTTCCTTGACTCAAGGAGTAAGAAAAACTGTCCTAGGTAACGGTTTAACGGTTTTAACCAAAGAACTGCACACCGCTCCTGTTGTCAGCGTGCAAGTGTGGTATCGGGTTGGTTCGCGGGATGAACAAGCAGGTCTCAATGGGATTTCCCATCTGCTGGAACACCTCATGTTCAAAGGAACCAACAATCGTCCGATTCAGTTTGGGCGTTTGTTTAGCGCGCTCGGCAGTCAGTCTAATGCATTTACCTCCTATGACCAGACGGCCTATTTTGGCACTGTAGAGCGAGACAAGCTGCAAGCGCTGCTAGTTTTAGAAGCAGACCGGATGAAGAACGCGCTAATTAATCCTGAGCAGCTCAGGAGTGAAAAGCGAGTGGTGGTTTCAGAGTTGCAAGGCTATGAAAATGAACCAGGTTACCGCTTAGAGCGAGCGGTAC of Trichocoleus sp. FACHB-46 contains these proteins:
- a CDS encoding metal ABC transporter substrate-binding protein, producing the protein MKPFVVLPLLSLLLLGCNPTQTATSPSSAPASSSAQSSQSSDRQSQDKPIVITTVAPLTNIVSNIAGDRADVRGIVPEGTNSHTFEPRPSDGELIKQADLVIANGLQLEVPTLELAEAAKPKETKIYEVGTNTIAQDQWIFDASFPKAGGKPNPHLWVNPKYAAAYAQQAAEQLTALDPAGADYYAANLKSYLQRLDQLDQVTRKVVASIPPENRKLLTYHDSWAYWAREYGVYIIGAIQPSDFNEPSAQDVAKLIDQIRATQVPAIFGSEVFPSKVEEQIAREANVKTDNTSDDDLPGEGSANAMENTNPEHTYIGMMVENLRILAKNLGGDPSLVDSLETANIVGPTATAKAKP
- a CDS encoding metal ABC transporter ATP-binding protein — encoded protein: MQPLLEVKHLACGYQSQTIFTDVSFTLYPGQFSGLVGPSGSGKSTLLKTIVGLLRPWSGEVWYRGRRLKPGTSPIKVGYVPQVETVDWGFPVTAEEVVMMGRYRQQKIWPWPSACDRAKARELLSRVGIEHVARQPIGELSGGQQQRVFLARALVGDPEIVLLDEPTSSSDLHVQHELLHLLAELGQQGLAILISTHDLNSVATHLPWVICFNHGLICQGPPKDVFTPESLGRTFRGEMVVFRQNDRILVASGATSLLHEMQANLPPALYKSLPSKSV